One genomic segment of Peromyscus leucopus breed LL Stock chromosome 23, UCI_PerLeu_2.1, whole genome shotgun sequence includes these proteins:
- the Spring1 gene encoding SREBP regulating gene protein, which produces MLNLAALLWRRLLRKRWVLALVFGLSLVYFLSSTFKQEERAVRDRNLLQVQDREQPIPWKVQFNLGNSSRPSNQCRNSVQGKHLITDELGYVCERKDLLANGCCDVGVPSAKQYSCEGCLANGCCEAYEYCVSCCLQPSKQLLLERFLNRAAVAFQNLFMAVEDHFELCLAKCRTSSQSVQHENTYRDPIAKYCYGESPPELFPA; this is translated from the exons ATGCTGAACCTTGCGGCGCTGCTGTGGCGCCGGCTGCTGCGCAAGCGCTGGGTGCTCGCCCTGGTTTTCGGGCTCTCGCTGGTTTACTTCCTCAGCAGCACCTTCAAGCAG GAAGAGAGGGCGGTGCGAGATCGGAACCTGCTCCAGGTTCAAGACCGCGAACAGCCCATTCCGTGGAAGGTCCAGTTTAACCTGGGCAACAGCAGCCGGCCCAGCAACCAGTGCCGGAACTCTGTTCAAGGGAAACACCTCATCACGGACGAGCTGG GCTATGTCTGCGAGAGGAAGGACCTGCTGGCCAATGGCTGCTGTGATGTCGGTGTCCCAAGCGCCAAGCAGTACTCCTGTGAAGGGTGCCTGGCCAATGGCTGCTGCGAAGCCTATGAGTACTGTGTCTCCTGCTGTCTGCAGCCCAGCAAG CAACTTCTACTGGAGCGCTTCCTCAACCGGGCAGCGGTGGCCTTCCAGAACCTCTTCATGGCGGTTGAAGACCACTTCGAACTGTGCTTGGCGAAGTGCAGGACTTCATCCCAG AGCGTGCAGCATGAGAACACTTACCGCGACCCCATAGCCAAGTACTGCTATGGAGAGAGCCCGCCGGAACTCTTCCCCGCGTGA